One genomic window of Misgurnus anguillicaudatus chromosome 12, ASM2758022v2, whole genome shotgun sequence includes the following:
- the ponzr2 gene encoding cornifelin homolog B, with amino-acid sequence MSNSMIVTQPQPLMISRESDKWGSGVCDCCDDVPECCFGFWCHWCFACAKTKRFGECLCLPLLDLCGIVPPITLSMRVLMRNRYGIKGTVCNDCLMATFCRACVWCQMSREMKDRSIQITLVGAKNL; translated from the exons ATGTCGAATTCAATGATAGTCACACAGCCACAACCTCTTATGATCTCCAGAGAATCGGATAAATGGGGATCAGGCGTCTGTGATTGCTGTGATGATGTGCCTGAAT GCTGCTTTGGCTTCTGGTGTCACTGGTGTTTTGCCTGTGCGAAAACCAAACGCTTTGGCGAGTGTTTATGTCTCCCCCTGCTGGATTTATGTGGGATTGTTCCACCCATTACGCTGTCCATGAGAGTCTTGATGCGCAATCGTTACGGGATTAAG GGCACCGTTTGTAATGACTGTCTGATGGCCACATTCTGCAGAGCCTGCGTTTGGTGTCAGATGTCACGTGAGATGAAGGATCGATCTATCCAGATCACACTTGTTGGTGCAAAGAATCTTTAA
- the cldn7b gene encoding claudin-7-B, producing the protein MANKGLQMFGFILAILGVIGLIAGTILPQWKMSAYVGDNIITAIAMYSGLWMSCAFQSTGQMQCKVYDSILQLDSALQATRALMVVAIILSVMGLGVASMGMKCTNCGGDDKAKKARIAMIGGIILVVGALCSMIACGWFTNQIVRDFYNPFTPVNTKYEFGSAIFIAWAGAFLDIVGGGMLAASCPRGKSTPSYPVKSSRAPSSSKEYV; encoded by the exons ATGGCAAATAAAGGACTTCAGATGTTCGGGTTTATCCTGGCGATCCTTGGTGTGATTGGGCTCATTGCTGGCACAATCTTGCCTCAATGGAAGATGTCTGCTTATGTTGGGGATAATATCATCACAGCTATCGCCATGTATTCAGGCTTATGGATGTCGTGCGCTTTTCAAAGCACGGGGCAAATGCAGTGCAAGGTGTATGACTCCATTCTTCAACTCGACA GTGCTCTGCAGGCAACTCGTGCTTTAATGGTGGTCGCAATTATTCTCAGTGTGATGGGACTGGGTGTGGCCAGCATGGGCATGAAATGCACAAACTGTGGTGGCGACGACAAGGCTAAAAAGGCGCGCATTGCCATGATCGGCGGTATAATCCTGGTAGTTGGAG CTCTCTGTAGCATGATTGCCTGTGGCTGGTTTACAAATCAGATTGTCCGAGACTTCTACAACCCTTTCACACCCGTCAATACCAA GTACGAGTTCGGATCGGCCATTTTCATCGCCTGGGCAGGTGCCTTCCTGGACATAGTGGGTGGAGGCATGTTGGCGGCCTCCTGCCCAAGGGGTAAATCAACTCCCAGTTACCCAGTTAAATCCTCCAGAGCCCCAAGCAGCAGCAAGGAGTATGTTTGA
- the LOC129446341 gene encoding placenta-specific gene 8 protein-like, with product MAATVVVQQPYIAPNRNAWSSGLCDCGQDMKSCCYAFWCCPCFACSTTGEFGESTCLPLLDMLGPGFMAAFGVPVCVPPVTLGMRVAVRHKYEIRGSIFEDILVSCCCIWCSWCQMSREIKERKKPITIMTTQPMVQAVPNISTTTTTTHVVGGQAYMPQAQMGSPYIQTFPYGEAPAAIYPK from the exons ATGGCAGCTACAGTGGTTGTCCAGCAGCCTTATATAGCGCCAAATAGAAATGCATGGAGTTCAGGGCTGTGCGACTGTGGCCAGGACATGAAGTCTT GCTGCTATGCATTTTGGTGCTGCCCTTGCTTTGCTTGTTCCACCACTGGGGAGTTTGGGGAGAGCACCTGCCTGCCTCTGTTAGACATGTTAGGCCCGGGTTTCATGGCTGCTTTCGGGGTCCCAGTATGTGTGCCACCGGTGACTCTGGGAATGCGGGTGGCAGTTCGCCACAAATATGAAATCCGG GGCAGTATCTTCGAGGATATCCTGGTGTCCTGTTGTTGTATTTGGTGTTCCTGGTGTCAGATGAGCAGAGAAATCAAGGAGCGTAAAAAACCCATCACCATAATGACCACACAACCCATGGTACAGGCTGTTCCTAACAtatccaccaccaccaccaccacacaTGTTGTGGGAGGGCAGGCATATATGCCACAAGCCCAGATGGGTTCACCTTATATCCAGACTTTTCCATATGGGGAAGCCCCAGCTGCCATTTATCCTAAATAG